A single window of Hyla sarda isolate aHylSar1 chromosome 2, aHylSar1.hap1, whole genome shotgun sequence DNA harbors:
- the LOC130357073 gene encoding olfactory receptor 52D1-like → MENYSYPHPSTLSLGFGEMTYSRYIYSVIALSVYLMILLFNCSVISTVVLHKCLHEPMYIFICILCVNGLYGSSAFFPSLLVNLLFKIDIISYIGCVTQVYCIHTYSGCEMTILTVMAYDRYVCICNPLRYNNIMSLTSAAKLVVSAWMFAVIVVSIQIVLTIRLPLCDRVILKIYCDNWSLVRLSCVDTTFNNVFGLFTAAPFITLMPILIICSYIQILRTCVKSSKDFRAKALQTCTPHLITITNYTFNIFFELLIYRFIPTKFPFELRMVMSVQLIVIPPILNPLIYGLKMREIRGRIVQLYHLKS, encoded by the coding sequence ATGGAGAACTACAGCTACCCTCACCCCTCTACCCTATCCCTTGGCTTTGGAGAAATGACCTATTCTAGATATATCTACAGTGTTATTGCCCTGTCAGTCTACTTGATGATCCTTCTATTTAACTGTTCCGTCATCTCTACCGTAGTGTTACATAAATGCCTACACGAGCCAATGTACATCTTCATATGCATACTGTGCGTCAATGGGCTGTACggcagtagcgcatttttccccAGTCTTCTTGTGAACTTGCTCTTTAAGATTGATATCATCTCTTACATTGGTTGTGTTACACAAGTGTACTGTATCCATACCTACTCAGGGTGTGAGATGACCATCCTAACCGTCATGGCTTATGACCGCTATGTGTGTATCTGCAACCCTCTGAGATACAACAATATAATGTCACTAACCTCAGCAGCCAAACTTGTGGTCTCGGCTTGGATGTTCGCAGTCATCGTGGTTTCTATACAAATTGTATTGACCATTAGACTTCCATTATGTGACCGGGTCATCCTGAAGATCTACTGTGATAACTGGTCACTCGTAAGACTCTCTTGCGTTGACACAACATTCAACAATGTATTTGGTCTTTTTACTGCCGCCCCCTTCATTACATTGATGCCAATTCTGATCATTTGCTCTTACATACAGATTTTAAGGACATGTGTAAAGTCCTCAAAAGACTTTCGAGCAAAGGCACTGCAAACATGCACCCCTCACCTCATCACCATCACCAACTATACCTTTAATATATTCTTTGAGCTGCTAATATACAGGTTTATACCCACTAAATTTCCTTTTGAACTGAGGATGGTCATGTCTGTACAGCTCATTGTTATACCTCCAATCCTGAACCCTCTAATTTATGGACTGAAAATGAGAGAAATTCGGGGAAGGATTGTCCAGCTCTATCATTTAAAAAGTTAA